The following proteins are encoded in a genomic region of Vicugna pacos chromosome 16, VicPac4, whole genome shotgun sequence:
- the LOC102543300 gene encoding eukaryotic translation initiation factor 1 encodes MSAIQNLHSFDPFADASKGDDLLPAGTEDYIHIRIQQRNGRKTLTTVQGIADDYDKKKLVKAFKKKFACNGTVIEHPEYGEVIQLQGDQHKNICQFLVEIGLAKDDQLKVHGF; translated from the coding sequence ATGTCCGCTATCCAGAACCTCCACTCTTTCGACCCCTTTGCTGATGCAAGTAAGGGTGATGATCTGCTTCCTGCTGGCACTGAAGATTATATCCATATAAGAATTCAACAGAGAAACGGCAGGAAAACCCTTACCACTGTCCAAGGGATCGCTGATGATTACGATAAAAAGAAATTGGTGAAGGCGTTTAAGAAGAAATTTGCCTGCAATGGTACTGTAATTGAGCATCCAGAATATGGAGAAGTGATTCAGCTACAGGGTGACCAGCACAAGAACATATGTCAGTTCCTCGTAGAGATTGGACTGGCTAAGGACGACCAGCTGAAGGTTCATGGGTTTTAA